One region of Oreochromis aureus strain Israel breed Guangdong linkage group 19, ZZ_aureus, whole genome shotgun sequence genomic DNA includes:
- the dkc1 gene encoding H/ACA ribonucleoprotein complex subunit DKC1 isoform X2 has product MADTGATSVKKKKKVKKVGEEDLGEIQQSGDFFIRPESKVASLDTSQWPLLLKNFDKLNIRTAHYTPLPSGSNPLKRNIHDYVRSGFINLDKPANPSSHEVVAWIRRILRVEKTGHSGTLDPKVTGCLIVCIDRATRLVKSQQSAGKEYVGIVRLHNAIESEHVLARGLETLTGALFQRPPLIAAVKRQLRVRTIYESKLIEYDPERRLGIFWVSCEAGTYIRTLCVHLGLMLGVGGQMQELRRVRSGVMGEKDNLVTMHDVLDAQWQFDHNKDESYLRRVIFPLEKLLVSHKRLVMKDSAVNAICYGAKIMLPGVLRYEDGIEVNQDIVVITTKGEAICTAVALMTTAVISTCDHGVVAKIKRVIMERDTYPRKWGLGPKASQKKMMIQKGLLDKHGKPNGSTPADWKDQYVDYSVSKVTGEPGDAPTKRKREVTESEGETPPSTPSVEEAKKEKKKKKKEKRLKLEEAEAEDTGPEPEAQVVESAKKKKKKKQKEGDTE; this is encoded by the exons ATGGCGGACACAGGAG caacgtcagtgaagaagaagaagaaagtgaaGAAAGTCGGTGAAGAAGACCTTGGG GAAATCCAGCAGAGCGGGGACTTCTTCATCCGCCCAGAGTCCAAAGTTGCCTCATTGGACACGTCGCAATGGCCGCTGCTGCTAAAG AACTTTGATAAGCTGAATATCCGGACGGCGCACTACACGCCGTTACCAAGCGGCAGCAACCCACTGAAGAGGAACATCCACGACTATGTCAG gtCAGGCTTCATTAATCTTGACAAACCAGCCAACCCATCATCCCACGAGGTCGTGGCGTGGATCCGGCGGATCCTTCGGGTCGAGAAGACGGGTCACAGCGGCACGCTCGACCCAAAGGTCACAGGCTGCCTGATTGTCTGCATCGACCGAGCCACGCGATTGGTCAAGTCCCAACAAAGCGCAG GTAAAGAGTACGTGGGAATAGTTCGGCTGCACAACGCCATCGAGAGCGAGCACGTTCTGGCCCGG GGGCTGGAGACGTTGACGGGTGCTCTGTTCCAGCGGCCGCCGCTGATCGCCGCCGTCAAACGTCAGCTGAGAGTTCGAACGATTTACGAGAGCAAACTCATCGAGTATGACCCCGAGAGGAGGCTTG GTATATTCTGGGTGAGCTGTGAGGCGGGGACATACATTCGCACGCTGTGCGTCCACCTGGGCCTGATGCTCGGCGTTGGAGGCCAGATGCAGGAGCTGAGGAGGGTCCGGTCAGGGGTCATGGGAGAGAAG GACAATCTGGTGACGATGCACGACGTGCTGGATGCTCAGTGGCAGTTTGACCACAACAAAGACGAGTCGTACCTGCGGCGAGTCATCTTCCCGCTGGAGAAGCTGCTCGTGTCACACAAACGTCTCGTGATGAAGGACAGCGCC GTGAACGCCATCTGTTATGGAGCTAAGATCATGCTGCCAGGTGTGCTCAGGTATGAAGACGGCATCGAGGTGAACCAGGATATCGTTGTCATAACAACAAAGGGCGAGGCCATCTGCACAG cgGTGGCGCTGATGACCACAGCGGTGATCTCCACATGTGACCATGGCGTGGTGGCAAAGATCAAGAGGGTGATCATGGAGAGGGACACGTATCCCCGGAAATGGGGCCTGGGACCAAAG GCGAGTCAGAAAAAGATGATGATTCAGAAGGGACTGCTCGACAAACACGGCAAGCCCAACGGCAGCACGCCGGCCGACTGGAAGGACCAGTACGTCGACTACAG tgtCTCCAAGGTGACTGGGGAGCCGGGAGATGCTCCAACAAAG AGGAAGCGGGAAGTGACGGAGAGTGAGGGTGAAACACCACCCAGCACACCGTCTGTGGAGGAggcaaagaaagagaagaaaaagaagaaaaaggagaagaggCTGAAGCTGGAGGAGGCGGAGGCAGAGGACACGGGGCCAGAGCCTGAAGCACAG GTTGTGGAGAgcgcaaagaaaaagaagaagaagaaacaaaaggaaGGTGACACAGAGTAA
- the dkc1 gene encoding H/ACA ribonucleoprotein complex subunit DKC1 isoform X1 produces MTFFSPPPFVLDHLKAATSVKKKKKVKKVGEEDLGEIQQSGDFFIRPESKVASLDTSQWPLLLKNFDKLNIRTAHYTPLPSGSNPLKRNIHDYVRSGFINLDKPANPSSHEVVAWIRRILRVEKTGHSGTLDPKVTGCLIVCIDRATRLVKSQQSAGKEYVGIVRLHNAIESEHVLARGLETLTGALFQRPPLIAAVKRQLRVRTIYESKLIEYDPERRLGIFWVSCEAGTYIRTLCVHLGLMLGVGGQMQELRRVRSGVMGEKDNLVTMHDVLDAQWQFDHNKDESYLRRVIFPLEKLLVSHKRLVMKDSAVNAICYGAKIMLPGVLRYEDGIEVNQDIVVITTKGEAICTAVALMTTAVISTCDHGVVAKIKRVIMERDTYPRKWGLGPKASQKKMMIQKGLLDKHGKPNGSTPADWKDQYVDYSVSKVTGEPGDAPTKRKREVTESEGETPPSTPSVEEAKKEKKKKKKEKRLKLEEAEAEDTGPEPEAQVVESAKKKKKKKQKEGDTE; encoded by the exons atgacctttttttcccccccacctTTTGTGTTAGATCATCTTAAAGCAG caacgtcagtgaagaagaagaagaaagtgaaGAAAGTCGGTGAAGAAGACCTTGGG GAAATCCAGCAGAGCGGGGACTTCTTCATCCGCCCAGAGTCCAAAGTTGCCTCATTGGACACGTCGCAATGGCCGCTGCTGCTAAAG AACTTTGATAAGCTGAATATCCGGACGGCGCACTACACGCCGTTACCAAGCGGCAGCAACCCACTGAAGAGGAACATCCACGACTATGTCAG gtCAGGCTTCATTAATCTTGACAAACCAGCCAACCCATCATCCCACGAGGTCGTGGCGTGGATCCGGCGGATCCTTCGGGTCGAGAAGACGGGTCACAGCGGCACGCTCGACCCAAAGGTCACAGGCTGCCTGATTGTCTGCATCGACCGAGCCACGCGATTGGTCAAGTCCCAACAAAGCGCAG GTAAAGAGTACGTGGGAATAGTTCGGCTGCACAACGCCATCGAGAGCGAGCACGTTCTGGCCCGG GGGCTGGAGACGTTGACGGGTGCTCTGTTCCAGCGGCCGCCGCTGATCGCCGCCGTCAAACGTCAGCTGAGAGTTCGAACGATTTACGAGAGCAAACTCATCGAGTATGACCCCGAGAGGAGGCTTG GTATATTCTGGGTGAGCTGTGAGGCGGGGACATACATTCGCACGCTGTGCGTCCACCTGGGCCTGATGCTCGGCGTTGGAGGCCAGATGCAGGAGCTGAGGAGGGTCCGGTCAGGGGTCATGGGAGAGAAG GACAATCTGGTGACGATGCACGACGTGCTGGATGCTCAGTGGCAGTTTGACCACAACAAAGACGAGTCGTACCTGCGGCGAGTCATCTTCCCGCTGGAGAAGCTGCTCGTGTCACACAAACGTCTCGTGATGAAGGACAGCGCC GTGAACGCCATCTGTTATGGAGCTAAGATCATGCTGCCAGGTGTGCTCAGGTATGAAGACGGCATCGAGGTGAACCAGGATATCGTTGTCATAACAACAAAGGGCGAGGCCATCTGCACAG cgGTGGCGCTGATGACCACAGCGGTGATCTCCACATGTGACCATGGCGTGGTGGCAAAGATCAAGAGGGTGATCATGGAGAGGGACACGTATCCCCGGAAATGGGGCCTGGGACCAAAG GCGAGTCAGAAAAAGATGATGATTCAGAAGGGACTGCTCGACAAACACGGCAAGCCCAACGGCAGCACGCCGGCCGACTGGAAGGACCAGTACGTCGACTACAG tgtCTCCAAGGTGACTGGGGAGCCGGGAGATGCTCCAACAAAG AGGAAGCGGGAAGTGACGGAGAGTGAGGGTGAAACACCACCCAGCACACCGTCTGTGGAGGAggcaaagaaagagaagaaaaagaagaaaaaggagaagaggCTGAAGCTGGAGGAGGCGGAGGCAGAGGACACGGGGCCAGAGCCTGAAGCACAG GTTGTGGAGAgcgcaaagaaaaagaagaagaagaaacaaaaggaaGGTGACACAGAGTAA
- the LOC116328209 gene encoding uncharacterized protein LOC116328209: MALQLPAELWLKVFSFLSWRDKLSMRCTCSYFRHLLDKSRPLWRGFSVVLQNLSRYNPSFWRSLAQRHVGNVLLRSGKRKHLKQLYTWLPALCGLRLDDWREGGMDDLRLFRQLQRLSVTSGSTPLRNLDFLFPLSQQLTQLGLCNVQLTCSASHLLAAIGQLTRLTSLLLHHDGSLRVPSLSGVLAHLTELTHLSWTMITYRTLPHDFFSPAHHTGDVALQLLDLQLLNYDAVVTQETLQPLSRLRTLSVFHLYSVPGPTCHLQTWLTSLPHLTNLSIHGGHPLSAYADFLPISLLSLTLCVDLQPDDLRVVSTRVPQLEHLHLEPWSSSSDLIRLLPQLFPHLKTLRIRHQHVSNDDFLQLQRLRRLDTLEVLDSYYRPDPSDPSRVIFEPSPRLLRLTSDLQRLTNHRVRVITSSHGDLLSCHCV; this comes from the exons ATGGCGCTGCAGCTTCCGGCCGAGTTGTGGCTGAAGGTGTTCAGCTTCCTGTCCTGGAGGGACAAACTGAGCATGCGCTGCACCTGCTCATACTTCAGACACCTGCTGGATAAGTCCCGCCCCCTGTGGAGGGGCTTCAGCGTGGTGCTGCAGAACCTCTCGCGCTACAACCCCTCGTTCTGGCGTAGCCTGGCTCAGAGGCACGTGGGCAACGTGCTGCTGCGCTCAGGTAAGAGGAAGCACCTGAAGCAGCTGTACACCTGGCTGCCGGCGCTCTGCGGCCTGCGACTGGACGACTGGAGAGAAGGGGGCATGGATGATCTCAGACTATTCCGCCAGCTTCAGCGACTGTCCGTCACATCCGGTTCTACACCGCTGAGGAACctggacttcctgtttcctctgaGTCAGCAGCTGACACAGCTCGGCCTCTGTAATGTGCAGCTCACCTGTTCTGCCTCTCACCTGTTGGCCGCCATTGGTCAGCTGACGCGTCTGACCTCACTACTGCTGCACCATGACGGCAGCCTAAGGGTCCCGTCCCTCAGCGGCGTCCTCGCTCACCTGACCGAGCTCACACACCTGTCCTGGACCATGATCACCTACAGGACGCTCCCACATGACTTCTTCAGCCCCGCCCACCACACAG GTGATGTTGCACTACAGCTGCTGGACTTGCAGCTGCTGAATTATGACGCCGTGGTGACACAGGAAACACTGCAGCCTTTGTCCCGCCTCCGTACCCTGTCAGTGTTCCACCTGTACTCCGTACCTGGACCCACCTGTCACCTGCAGACGTGGCTGACGTCACTGCCACACCTAACCAACCTCAGCATCCACG GAGGCCACCCCCTGTCAGCGTACGCTGACTTCCTGCCCATCTCGCTGCTCAGCCTGACGCTGTGCGTGGACCTGCAGCCCGACGACCTGCGGGTGGTCTCCACCCGGGTGCCGCAGCTTGAGCACCTGCACCTGGAGCCCTGGAGCTCATCATCCGACCTGATCAGACTCCTCCCACAGCTGTTCCCTCATCTGAAAACGCTGCGGATCAG GCACCAGCACGTGTCCAACGACGACTTCCTGCAGCTGCAGCGACTGCGGCGCCTCGACACCCTGGAGGTTCTGGACTCGTACTACAGACCTGACCCGAGCGACCCAAGCCGGGTCATCTTTGAGCCAAGTCCTCGTTTGCTGcggctgacctctgacctccagaGACTGACCAATCACAGAGTGAGAGTCATCACCAGCTCACATGGAGACCTGCTCAGCTGCCACTGTGTCTGA